Proteins from one Zavarzinia compransoris genomic window:
- a CDS encoding nucleotidyltransferase family protein translates to MKRLRDNREGLAALGVVHAYLFGSVARDAATAASDIDVMVDLDEGPGGRKPLFSAFDVGGIQSALAGIFGRPVDLVVRRDALRPGRRLRAVAESQLLDVF, encoded by the coding sequence GTGAAACGTCTCCGTGACAACCGCGAGGGTCTTGCCGCCCTCGGGGTCGTGCATGCCTATTTGTTCGGCTCGGTCGCCCGTGATGCGGCGACCGCGGCAAGCGATATCGACGTCATGGTCGATCTCGACGAGGGGCCGGGCGGCCGGAAGCCCCTGTTCAGCGCCTTCGACGTCGGCGGCATCCAGAGCGCGTTGGCCGGTATCTTTGGCCGGCCGGTCGATCTCGTCGTTCGTCGCGACGCCCTGCGGCCCGGCCGCCGCCTGCGTGCCGTGGCGGAAAGCCAATTGCTCGATGTCTTCTGA
- a CDS encoding DUF2272 domain-containing protein, producing the protein MKIAASLACLAIALVMLGSCANRPGGRPGAALPARPVGDIPVPFACGDRAPAPARDGLAAAMVRIAAAEWTRWGRREVEIQPGRSLLLLPSTAATVWEHEREAFPMLAEYWCATPPHRNYWEIAAISAGFAEVRAADGAIEQEALDRLPVGRSPFAEPWSAAFVSWVVYGAGVPESRFRYSDTHWDYVADSANAGRAFRIAGIDEAAPRAGDLVCATRSAPPARHWRQLVAEGSRPMHCDIVVGRAGCSFSPSGQCIEAIGGNVLQGVTLSRIAVDARGRVMPGGWAPGRDWIAVLVNQGG; encoded by the coding sequence ATGAAAATCGCCGCATCGCTGGCTTGCCTCGCGATTGCCCTGGTGATGCTCGGGTCCTGCGCCAACCGGCCGGGCGGGCGCCCGGGGGCGGCGCTGCCCGCCCGGCCGGTCGGCGACATTCCCGTGCCCTTCGCCTGCGGCGACCGGGCGCCGGCCCCGGCGCGCGACGGCCTGGCCGCCGCCATGGTGCGGATCGCCGCCGCCGAATGGACCAGATGGGGCCGGCGCGAGGTGGAGATCCAGCCCGGCCGCTCGCTCCTGCTGCTGCCCTCGACCGCGGCCACGGTCTGGGAGCACGAACGCGAAGCCTTCCCCATGCTGGCCGAATATTGGTGCGCCACGCCGCCGCACCGGAACTATTGGGAAATCGCCGCGATCTCGGCCGGTTTCGCCGAGGTTCGCGCGGCCGACGGCGCCATCGAGCAGGAGGCGCTGGACCGCCTGCCGGTCGGGCGCAGCCCCTTCGCCGAGCCCTGGTCCGCCGCCTTCGTCTCCTGGGTGGTCTATGGCGCCGGCGTGCCCGAGAGCCGCTTCCGCTACAGCGACACCCATTGGGACTATGTCGCCGACAGTGCCAATGCCGGCCGCGCCTTCCGCATCGCCGGCATCGACGAGGCGGCGCCCAGGGCGGGCGACCTCGTCTGCGCCACGCGCAGCGCGCCCCCGGCCCGCCATTGGCGGCAATTGGTCGCCGAAGGCTCGCGCCCCATGCATTGCGATATCGTGGTCGGCCGCGCCGGTTGCAGTTTCAGCCCCTCCGGCCAATGCATCGAGGCGATCGGCGGCAATGTTCTCCAGGGCGTGACTCTCAGCCGCATCGCCGTCGACGCCCGGGGCCGGGTCATGCCCGGCGGCTGGGCCCCCGGGCGGGACTGGATCGCCGTCCTGGTCAATCAGGGCGGGTGA
- a CDS encoding S24 family peptidase, whose protein sequence is MDTDAVLAVVKARLKELGMSAKDASLKAVGNDALIANMGRRRYGSPTLENLMALARALDLELYFGPPRRADMLEPPPAIDTRVGGQDFNLIARYNVNVSAGPGLVPVSETEDGHLAFSKTWLRDNGINPARAGIVRVQGDSMAPTIPDGALVLVHGAEDQVQHSGIYAFSRAGHSYVKRLTPLGRGADGRMVGLAIVSDNPSTQPEVLIGAALNELRIVGRVRCAMISL, encoded by the coding sequence ATGGACACGGACGCCGTATTGGCCGTCGTTAAGGCCCGCCTGAAAGAGTTGGGGATGTCGGCCAAGGATGCGTCCTTGAAGGCCGTGGGCAATGACGCGCTAATCGCTAATATGGGGCGACGGCGCTACGGATCGCCAACACTGGAAAACCTGATGGCTCTGGCTCGGGCGCTGGATCTGGAATTGTATTTCGGCCCTCCACGAAGGGCGGACATGCTCGAACCGCCCCCAGCGATCGACACGCGGGTTGGGGGGCAAGATTTCAACCTGATCGCCCGCTACAATGTCAACGTGTCGGCCGGGCCTGGCCTTGTGCCGGTGTCTGAAACGGAAGATGGCCACCTCGCATTCAGCAAGACGTGGTTGCGCGACAACGGTATCAATCCGGCCCGCGCCGGCATCGTCCGCGTGCAGGGGGATAGCATGGCCCCCACCATCCCCGATGGTGCACTGGTTCTCGTTCACGGTGCCGAGGATCAGGTTCAGCATTCCGGCATCTACGCCTTCAGCCGCGCAGGTCATTCCTACGTAAAAAGACTGACCCCCCTCGGCCGTGGCGCCGACGGTCGCATGGTCGGCTTGGCCATTGTCTCCGACAATCCTTCTACCCAGCCCGAGGTTTTGATAGGCGCGGCACTGAATGAACTGCGCATCGTCGGCCGCGTCCGCTGTGCCATGATTAGCCTCTAA
- a CDS encoding HepT-like ribonuclease domain-containing protein: MSSERSGKVALAIAEARDNVRLVREWAAGRDLEAIKEDRKTRYAIERAFMAIDAAVRDIPADLLAAYAIPAKMIAGFRNALAHTYDDILDERVMLTIRDDLPALDAALARILDAK, translated from the coding sequence ATGTCTTCTGAGCGATCGGGAAAGGTCGCCCTCGCCATCGCCGAGGCGCGGGACAATGTCCGGCTTGTCCGGGAGTGGGCGGCGGGCCGCGATCTCGAGGCCATCAAGGAGGATCGCAAGACCCGCTATGCCATCGAGCGCGCCTTCATGGCCATCGACGCGGCTGTCCGGGACATTCCCGCCGACCTGCTCGCCGCATACGCTATCCCGGCGAAGATGATCGCCGGATTTCGCAACGCGCTGGCCCATACCTACGACGACATACTCGACGAGCGGGTCATGCTGACGATCCGGGATGACCTCCCGGCCCTTGACGCCGCGCTGGCCCGGATCCTTGACGCGAAATAG
- a CDS encoding flagellar motor protein MotB — protein sequence MANGDNGQAPSIIIKRVKKVAGGHHGGAWKVAYADFVTAMMAFFLLLWLLNATSEAQKQGIADYFDPVSVSETTSGAGGVLGGQSISSDGNRNSGGSPALITRIEPDSATTDAEENDDSQPLSDLGQGSDGNRQRSADGGQQSSALTAPLPGDQNNQSNQSSAAGADQPPPADTRAEAMARAEQQRFKETADALRQALQSSPELQVIASQVLVDITPEGMRIQLVDGRNEAMFQSGSSRMSPKMVELLGKIAAVIGRLPNRIAVAGHTDAAPYRSSTGYTNWELSADRANASRRVLIDAGVKPERVYQISGKAASEPLNPDNPLDPANRRITITLLRESPVLPPGIATVPALP from the coding sequence ATGGCCAACGGCGACAACGGGCAGGCCCCCTCGATCATCATCAAGCGGGTGAAGAAAGTCGCCGGCGGCCATCACGGCGGCGCCTGGAAGGTCGCCTATGCCGATTTCGTGACCGCGATGATGGCCTTCTTCCTGCTGCTGTGGCTGCTGAACGCGACCTCGGAAGCGCAGAAACAGGGCATCGCCGATTATTTCGACCCGGTCAGCGTGAGCGAGACCACGTCGGGCGCCGGCGGCGTCCTGGGCGGGCAGAGCATTTCGAGCGACGGCAACCGCAACAGCGGCGGCAGCCCCGCCCTGATCACCCGGATCGAGCCGGACAGCGCCACCACCGACGCCGAGGAAAACGACGACAGCCAGCCCCTCAGCGACCTCGGCCAGGGCAGCGACGGCAACCGGCAGCGGAGCGCCGACGGCGGCCAGCAATCCTCCGCCCTGACCGCCCCCCTGCCCGGCGACCAGAACAACCAGAGCAACCAGAGCAGCGCGGCCGGCGCCGACCAGCCGCCCCCGGCCGACACCCGCGCCGAAGCCATGGCGCGGGCGGAGCAGCAGCGCTTCAAGGAAACCGCGGATGCCCTGCGCCAGGCGCTGCAATCCTCGCCGGAATTGCAGGTCATCGCCTCGCAGGTGCTGGTCGACATCACGCCCGAGGGCATGCGCATCCAATTGGTCGACGGCAGGAACGAAGCCATGTTCCAGTCCGGCTCGTCGCGCATGTCGCCCAAGATGGTCGAACTGCTGGGCAAGATCGCGGCGGTGATCGGGCGCCTGCCCAACCGCATCGCCGTCGCCGGCCACACGGATGCGGCGCCCTATCGCTCGTCGACCGGCTATACCAATTGGGAATTGTCGGCGGATCGCGCCAACGCCAGCCGCCGGGTGCTGATCGATGCCGGCGTGAAGCCCGAACGGGTCTACCAGATCTCGGGCAAGGCGGCGTCGGAGCCGCTGAACCCCGACAATCCGCTCGACCCCGCCAACCGGCGCATCACCATCACCCTGCTGCGCGAAAGCCCGGTGTTGCCACCGGGCATCGCGACCGTGCCCGCCCTGCCGTGA
- a CDS encoding AbrB family transcriptional regulator, producing the protein MTIWRHWLALVALSAVLAVLLAGAGLPAALLLGPMLAGIALAVSGRALDVPGRPYALAQGVLGCMMARAMPLSVTGEVMGHWPILVVGIAAVIAASAALGFGLARLRLLPGTTAVWGSSPGAASAMVLMAEAYGADPRLVAFMQYTRVILVTVIASAVAGGHGPERLQAVEWFGPIDGQALAATLALALLGPVVAARARIPAGAMLVPLVAGTLLVHAGVMTIELPPPLLALAYALLGWCIGLRFTPGLLRHALRALPAIVAAMLVLIALCEVQGGLGRGRMRDLVGDAGTWWDGNPQEYRHLKKIRSEMRRSGFRKAI; encoded by the coding sequence GTGACCATCTGGCGGCACTGGCTGGCGCTGGTCGCCCTTTCAGCCGTACTGGCCGTATTGCTCGCCGGGGCCGGGCTGCCGGCGGCCTTGCTGCTCGGCCCGATGCTGGCGGGGATCGCGCTGGCGGTTTCGGGCCGCGCGCTCGACGTGCCGGGGCGGCCCTATGCGCTTGCCCAGGGCGTGCTCGGCTGCATGATGGCGCGGGCGATGCCGCTTTCCGTCACCGGCGAGGTGATGGGCCATTGGCCGATCCTGGTCGTCGGCATCGCCGCGGTGATCGCGGCCAGCGCCGCCCTCGGCTTCGGCCTGGCGCGGCTGCGCCTGCTGCCGGGCACGACCGCGGTCTGGGGCAGCAGCCCGGGGGCCGCCTCGGCCATGGTGCTGATGGCCGAGGCTTATGGCGCCGATCCCCGGCTGGTCGCCTTCATGCAATATACAAGGGTGATCCTGGTCACGGTGATCGCCTCGGCGGTCGCGGGCGGGCACGGGCCCGAGCGGCTGCAAGCGGTCGAATGGTTCGGCCCCATCGACGGGCAGGCGCTGGCGGCGACCCTGGCGCTGGCGCTGCTGGGCCCGGTCGTCGCGGCCCGGGCGCGGATCCCGGCGGGGGCGATGCTGGTGCCGCTCGTCGCCGGCACGCTGCTGGTCCATGCCGGCGTCATGACCATCGAACTGCCGCCGCCCCTGCTCGCCCTGGCCTATGCCCTTCTCGGCTGGTGCATCGGCTTGCGCTTCACGCCGGGGCTGCTGCGCCATGCGCTGCGGGCCCTGCCGGCGATCGTCGCCGCGATGCTGGTCCTGATCGCGCTCTGTGAGGTGCAGGGCGGTTTAGGCAGAGGGCGGATGCGGGATTTGGTGGGGGATGCGGGGACCTGGTGGGACGGAAACCCGCAGGAATACAGGCATCTCAAAAAAATTCGTTCAGAAATGAGACGTTCAGGGTTCCGGAAAGCGATTTGA
- the cysD gene encoding sulfate adenylyltransferase subunit CysD: MTHLQRLEAESIHIMREVVAETENPVMLYSVGKDSAVMLHLAQKAFYPSKPPFPLLHVDTTWKFREMISFRDNMAKTLGMDLLVHINPEGVAMNISPFVHGSALHTDIMKTQGLKQALDQYGFDAAFGGARRDEEKSRAKERIFSFRSAQHRWDPKNQRPELWQLYNTRKNKGESIRVFPLSNWTELDIWQYIHLENIPIVPLYFSAERPVVERDGTLIMVDDDRMPLAPGETPVMKKVRFRTLGCYPLTGAIESEADTLPAIIQEMLLTRTSERQGRVIDHDQSASMEKKKQEGYF; the protein is encoded by the coding sequence CTGACCCACCTGCAACGCCTCGAGGCCGAGAGCATCCACATCATGCGTGAGGTGGTGGCCGAGACGGAAAATCCGGTCATGCTCTATTCGGTCGGCAAGGACAGCGCCGTGATGCTCCATCTGGCGCAGAAGGCCTTCTATCCGTCGAAGCCGCCCTTCCCCCTGCTCCATGTCGACACGACGTGGAAATTCCGGGAAATGATCAGCTTCCGCGACAATATGGCGAAGACCCTGGGCATGGACCTGCTGGTCCATATCAACCCGGAAGGCGTCGCCATGAACATCAGCCCCTTCGTCCACGGTTCGGCGCTGCACACCGACATCATGAAGACGCAAGGGCTGAAGCAGGCGCTGGACCAATACGGCTTCGACGCGGCCTTCGGCGGCGCCCGCCGCGACGAGGAAAAGTCGCGCGCCAAGGAACGCATCTTCTCCTTCCGCTCGGCCCAACACCGCTGGGACCCGAAGAACCAGCGCCCGGAACTCTGGCAGCTGTACAATACGCGGAAGAACAAGGGCGAATCGATCCGCGTCTTCCCGCTGTCGAACTGGACCGAACTCGACATCTGGCAATATATCCACCTCGAGAACATCCCGATCGTGCCGCTCTATTTCTCGGCGGAGCGGCCGGTGGTGGAACGCGACGGCACCCTGATCATGGTCGACGACGACCGCATGCCGCTCGCCCCCGGCGAGACGCCGGTGATGAAGAAGGTGCGCTTCCGCACCCTCGGCTGCTATCCGCTGACCGGCGCGATCGAGAGCGAGGCGGACACGCTGCCCGCCATCATCCAGGAAATGCTGCTGACCCGAACCTCCGAGCGCCAGGGCCGGGTGATCGACCACGATCAATCCGCCTCCATGGAAAAGAAGAAGCAGGAGGGGTATTTCTGA
- the cysN gene encoding sulfate adenylyltransferase subunit CysN, translated as MAHVSDLIATDIEQYLKVHERKSLLRFITCGSVDDGKSTLIGRLLYDSKMIFEDQMTALENDSKKVGTQGGEIDFALLVDGLAAEREQGITIDVAYRFFSTEKRKFIVADTPGHEQYTRNMVTGASTAQVAVILIDARKGVLTQTRRHSYLVSLIGIRKVVLAINKMDLVDYDQATFERILADYKAFAARIGLADIAAIPLSALKGVNMLARAEETPWYQGPSLMEYLETVEVEDEARKAPFRLPVQWVNRPNLDFRGFSGQIAAGEIRPGDAVRVQPSGRASTVARIVTQDRDLEVAVAGQSITLTLADEIDISRGDVISRTDGPASVADQFEATLVWMSDGAMLPGRPYLMKLGTKVVTASITEPKYKVNVNTLEHLAAKKLDLNEIGIVNVATDQPVAFDPYKENTTTGGFILIDRISNATVGAGMLHFALRRSDNVHWQAVDVAKDQRADLKGQKPAILWFTGLSGAGKSTIANMVEKKLYARGRHTYLLDGDNVRHGLNKDLGFTDADRVENIRRVAEVSKLMVDAGLIVLVSFISPFRSERRMARELVKAGEFFEVFVDTPLAVAEARDVKGLYKKAREGKLKNFTGIDSPYEAPEDPEIHLQAADLAVETAADAIIAHLEGAGVI; from the coding sequence ATGGCCCATGTCTCCGACCTGATCGCCACCGATATCGAGCAATACCTGAAGGTGCACGAGCGGAAATCGCTGCTGCGCTTCATCACCTGCGGTTCGGTGGACGACGGCAAATCGACCCTGATCGGGCGCCTGCTCTACGATTCGAAGATGATCTTCGAGGACCAGATGACGGCCCTCGAAAACGATTCGAAGAAGGTCGGCACCCAGGGCGGCGAGATCGATTTCGCCCTTCTCGTCGACGGCCTCGCCGCCGAGCGCGAACAGGGCATCACCATCGACGTCGCCTATCGCTTCTTCTCGACCGAGAAGCGGAAGTTCATCGTCGCCGACACCCCGGGCCACGAGCAATATACCCGCAACATGGTGACCGGCGCGTCCACCGCCCAGGTCGCCGTGATCCTGATCGATGCGCGGAAGGGCGTGCTGACCCAGACCCGGCGGCATTCCTACCTCGTCTCCCTGATCGGCATCCGCAAGGTCGTGCTGGCCATCAACAAGATGGACCTGGTCGATTACGACCAGGCGACCTTCGAGCGCATCCTGGCCGATTACAAGGCCTTCGCCGCCCGGATCGGCCTTGCCGATATCGCCGCGATCCCGCTGTCGGCGCTGAAGGGCGTCAACATGCTGGCCCGGGCCGAGGAAACGCCCTGGTACCAGGGCCCGTCCCTGATGGAATATCTCGAGACCGTCGAGGTCGAGGACGAGGCCCGCAAGGCCCCCTTCCGCCTGCCCGTGCAATGGGTGAACCGGCCGAACCTGGATTTCCGCGGCTTTTCGGGCCAGATCGCGGCGGGCGAGATCCGGCCCGGCGATGCCGTCCGCGTCCAGCCCTCGGGCCGCGCCTCGACCGTCGCCCGCATCGTCACCCAGGACCGCGACCTCGAGGTCGCGGTCGCCGGCCAGTCCATCACCCTGACCCTGGCGGACGAGATCGACATTTCCCGCGGCGACGTGATTTCCCGCACCGACGGGCCGGCGAGCGTGGCCGACCAGTTCGAGGCGACCCTGGTCTGGATGAGCGACGGCGCCATGCTGCCCGGCCGCCCCTACCTGATGAAGCTCGGGACCAAGGTGGTCACCGCCTCGATCACCGAGCCGAAATACAAGGTGAACGTCAATACGCTGGAACACCTGGCGGCGAAGAAGCTGGATCTCAACGAGATCGGCATCGTCAATGTCGCCACCGACCAGCCGGTCGCCTTCGACCCCTACAAGGAAAACACGACCACCGGCGGCTTCATCCTGATCGACCGCATCAGCAATGCGACGGTCGGCGCCGGCATGCTGCATTTCGCGCTCCGCCGCTCGGACAACGTCCATTGGCAGGCGGTCGACGTCGCCAAGGACCAGCGCGCCGACCTGAAGGGCCAGAAGCCGGCGATCCTGTGGTTCACCGGGCTTTCCGGCGCCGGCAAATCGACCATCGCCAATATGGTCGAGAAGAAGCTCTATGCCCGCGGCCGCCACACCTATCTGCTCGACGGCGACAATGTCCGCCACGGCTTGAACAAGGACCTGGGCTTCACCGATGCCGACCGGGTGGAGAATATCCGCCGCGTGGCCGAGGTTTCGAAGCTGATGGTGGATGCGGGCCTGATCGTCCTCGTCTCCTTCATCTCGCCCTTCCGCTCGGAGCGGCGCATGGCGCGCGAACTGGTCAAGGCCGGCGAATTCTTCGAAGTCTTCGTCGACACGCCGCTGGCGGTCGCCGAGGCCCGGGATGTGAAAGGTCTCTACAAAAAGGCGCGCGAGGGCAAGCTGAAGAACTTCACCGGCATCGACAGCCCCTATGAGGCGCCGGAAGATCCGGAAATCCACCTCCAGGCCGCCGACCTCGCCGTCGAGACCGCGGCCGACGCCATCATCGCCCACCTGGAGGGCGCCGGCGTCATCTGA
- a CDS encoding methyl-accepting chemotaxis protein, producing MRQRPCDTEECCIDGNVAGLSGAADRIGEMIRLIEATAGQTKLLALNATIEAARAGETGKGFAVVAAEVKTLANQTAATSEIARNVDQAARRAQAVSTAIDGVRDAASETSTSSNHVFRAAGDLDRQAERLRAGVDRFLKAVKAA from the coding sequence ATGCGTCAACGGCCCTGCGACACGGAGGAATGCTGCATCGACGGTAATGTCGCCGGTCTCAGCGGCGCCGCCGACCGGATCGGCGAAATGATCCGCCTGATCGAGGCGACCGCCGGCCAGACCAAGCTGCTTGCGCTCAACGCGACGATCGAGGCGGCACGGGCGGGGGAGACGGGCAAGGGCTTCGCGGTGGTCGCGGCCGAGGTGAAGACGCTCGCCAACCAGACGGCGGCGACGAGCGAGATCGCCCGCAATGTCGATCAGGCGGCGCGGCGCGCCCAAGCCGTCTCGACCGCGATCGACGGCGTGCGCGATGCCGCCTCGGAGACCTCGACCTCGTCGAACCACGTCTTTCGCGCGGCCGGCGATCTCGACCGCCAGGCCGAGCGGCTGCGCGCCGGTGTCGACCGCTTCCTGAAGGCGGTGAAGGCGGCCTGA
- the motA gene encoding flagellar motor stator protein MotA encodes MLLLIGVAVVFGCVISGYVLAGGHIEVLWQPLEFLIIFGAAIGAYIIANPPSVLKKSGAALGAAFKGPRYKKAAYLELLTLLYSTFKLARSKGMLALEQHVENPHDSTLFQQFPIFYKDHHAQVFLCDYLRLMTLGTENAFEMESLIDLELDTHAAEEHEVAHAIQNMADGMPALGIVAAVLGIIHTMGSITEPPEVLGHLIGAALVGTFMGVWMSYGFIAPIANSVRATHEAEMRYLHCIKAGLLAHLQGYPPAVAVEFARKALQTHVRPTFYEVEEATQKLQAV; translated from the coding sequence ATGCTCCTCCTCATCGGTGTCGCCGTCGTCTTCGGTTGCGTGATTTCGGGCTATGTCCTCGCCGGCGGCCATATCGAGGTCCTGTGGCAGCCGCTCGAATTCCTCATCATCTTCGGGGCGGCGATCGGCGCCTATATCATCGCCAATCCCCCCTCGGTGCTGAAGAAGAGCGGCGCCGCGCTCGGCGCCGCCTTCAAGGGGCCGCGCTACAAGAAGGCCGCCTATCTCGAACTCCTCACCCTGCTCTATTCGACGTTCAAGCTGGCGCGCAGCAAGGGCATGCTGGCGCTCGAACAGCATGTCGAGAACCCGCACGACAGCACGCTGTTCCAGCAGTTCCCGATCTTCTACAAAGACCATCACGCCCAGGTCTTCCTGTGCGACTACCTGCGCCTGATGACCCTGGGCACGGAAAACGCCTTCGAAATGGAAAGCCTGATCGACCTCGAACTCGATACCCATGCGGCCGAGGAACACGAAGTCGCCCATGCGATCCAGAACATGGCGGACGGCATGCCGGCACTCGGCATCGTCGCCGCCGTCCTTGGCATCATCCACACCATGGGCTCGATCACCGAGCCGCCGGAAGTGCTGGGCCATCTGATCGGCGCGGCGCTGGTCGGCACTTTCATGGGTGTCTGGATGTCCTACGGCTTCATCGCCCCGATCGCCAATTCGGTACGCGCGACCCATGAGGCCGAGATGCGCTATCTTCACTGCATCAAGGCCGGGCTTCTCGCCCACCTGCAGGGCTATCCCCCGGCGGTGGCGGTCGAATTCGCCCGGAAGGCCTTGCAGACCCATGTCCGCCCGACCTTCTACGAGGTCGAGGAGGCGACCCAGAAACTCCAGGCGGTTTAA
- a CDS encoding cation:proton antiporter, which yields MPHDTSLIATVAIGFVIAFIFGFFANKLRLPPLIGYLIAGVAVGPFTPGFVADAGLATQLAEIGVILLMFGVGLHFSASDLMAVRWIALPGAIAQIGVATALGIGIAQIWGWSLGAGIVFGLSLSVASTVVLLKALEERNAVNGVNGRIAVGWLIVEDLAMVLALVLLPAFAEALGGTVDGAHGGETAGGGTGLWLGLAITLGKVAAFVALALLLGPRVVPWVLAQVARTGSRELFTLSVLAIALGIAFGSAVLFGVSFALGAFFAGVVLNESDFSHKAASESMPLQDAFSVLFFVSVGMLFDPMVLINEPLSVLVVLAIIVVGKTAIAAAIVLALGYPMATALTVSAALAQIGEFSFILAGLGIGLKLMPAEGQDLILAGALLSITLNPLVFYAMDRLAKKLVPAEGEVRGAANLRSLERELMKAHIRQEAREAEKVLKAQQLAESFPMFAKLDPHERHDLLSLFKHRTANPGERLIRKGDRAESVFFIAAGRVQVDIADARIKLGPGEHFGEMALLSGERRSADVTALDYCQFFTLDKRDFRHFMTTHPQVKRAFEETAEARRAMNAAQSEEALP from the coding sequence ATGCCACATGACACGTCTCTGATTGCAACCGTGGCCATCGGCTTCGTTATCGCTTTCATCTTCGGTTTCTTTGCCAATAAGTTACGCCTGCCGCCGCTGATCGGCTATCTCATCGCCGGGGTCGCGGTCGGGCCGTTCACGCCCGGTTTCGTCGCCGATGCGGGGCTGGCGACCCAGCTTGCCGAGATCGGCGTCATTCTGCTCATGTTCGGCGTCGGCCTGCATTTCTCGGCTTCCGACCTGATGGCGGTGCGCTGGATCGCGCTGCCCGGCGCGATCGCCCAGATCGGCGTGGCGACCGCGCTCGGCATCGGCATCGCGCAGATCTGGGGCTGGTCGCTGGGGGCGGGGATCGTCTTCGGCCTCAGCCTTTCGGTCGCGAGTACGGTCGTGCTCCTCAAGGCCTTGGAGGAGCGGAACGCGGTCAACGGCGTCAACGGCCGCATCGCGGTCGGCTGGCTGATCGTCGAGGATCTGGCGATGGTGCTCGCCCTGGTGCTGCTGCCGGCCTTCGCCGAGGCGCTGGGCGGCACCGTCGACGGCGCCCATGGCGGCGAGACGGCGGGCGGCGGGACCGGCCTCTGGCTCGGCCTGGCCATCACGCTCGGCAAGGTGGCGGCCTTCGTCGCCCTTGCCCTGCTGCTCGGGCCGCGGGTGGTGCCCTGGGTGCTGGCCCAGGTGGCGCGCACCGGCTCGCGCGAATTGTTCACCCTGTCGGTGCTGGCGATCGCGCTCGGCATCGCTTTCGGCTCGGCCGTGCTCTTCGGCGTTTCTTTCGCGCTCGGGGCCTTCTTCGCCGGCGTCGTGCTGAACGAATCCGATTTCTCGCATAAGGCGGCCAGCGAATCGATGCCGTTGCAGGATGCCTTCTCGGTCCTGTTCTTCGTCTCGGTCGGCATGCTGTTCGACCCCATGGTGCTGATCAACGAGCCGCTGTCCGTGCTCGTGGTGCTGGCCATCATCGTGGTCGGCAAGACGGCGATCGCGGCGGCGATCGTGCTCGCCCTCGGCTATCCGATGGCGACGGCGCTGACCGTCTCGGCGGCGCTGGCCCAGATCGGCGAATTCTCCTTCATCCTGGCCGGGCTCGGCATCGGGCTGAAACTCATGCCGGCGGAGGGGCAGGACCTGATCCTGGCCGGGGCGCTGCTATCCATTACCTTGAATCCCCTGGTCTTCTACGCTATGGACCGGCTGGCCAAAAAGCTGGTGCCGGCCGAGGGCGAGGTGCGGGGCGCCGCCAATCTCCGTTCGCTCGAACGCGAATTGATGAAGGCCCATATCCGCCAGGAAGCGCGCGAGGCGGAAAAGGTGCTGAAGGCCCAGCAACTGGCCGAGAGCTTCCCCATGTTCGCCAAGCTCGACCCGCACGAGCGCCACGACCTGCTCAGCCTGTTCAAGCATCGCACGGCCAACCCGGGCGAGCGCCTGATCCGCAAGGGCGACCGGGCGGAATCGGTGTTCTTCATCGCGGCCGGGCGGGTGCAGGTCGATATCGCCGATGCCCGGATCAAGCTGGGCCCGGGCGAGCATTTCGGCGAAATGGCCCTGCTGTCGGGCGAACGCCGCTCGGCGGATGTGACAGCCCTCGACTATTGCCAGTTCTTCACCCTGGACAAGCGCGACTTCCGTCACTTCATGACGACGCACCCGCAGGTGAAGAGGGCCTTCGAGGAAACCGCGGAAGCCCGCCGGGCGATGAACGCGGCCCAATCGGAGGAAGCCCTGCCCTGA
- a CDS encoding molybdenum cofactor biosynthesis protein MoaE, with protein sequence MKVQVQTADFDVGAILDGMTGDGGIGAVASFIGIVRDHGDNKDVVGIELEHYPGMTEKALLRLAETARDRFGLTGGIIIHRVGPLRLGERIVLVATAAPHRAAALEGCGFLIDALKTTAPFWKRELTADGASAWVAAKDSDDDAAARWG encoded by the coding sequence ATGAAAGTACAGGTTCAGACGGCGGATTTCGACGTGGGCGCCATCCTCGACGGCATGACCGGCGACGGCGGAATCGGGGCGGTCGCCTCGTTCATCGGCATCGTGCGCGATCATGGTGACAACAAGGATGTCGTCGGCATCGAACTCGAACATTATCCCGGCATGACCGAAAAGGCCCTGCTCCGCCTCGCGGAGACGGCGCGGGACCGTTTCGGCCTGACCGGCGGCATCATCATTCACCGGGTCGGGCCCTTGCGCCTCGGCGAGCGCATCGTCCTGGTCGCCACCGCCGCCCCCCATCGCGCCGCCGCGCTCGAGGGCTGCGGCTTCCTGATCGACGCGCTGAAAACCACCGCCCCGTTCTGGAAGCGCGAACTGACGGCCGACGGCGCCAGCGCCTGGGTCGCCGCCAAGGACTCGGACGACGATGCTGCCGCTCGCTGGGGCTGA